In the genome of Anabaena cylindrica PCC 7122, the window CTCTACGCCAGCTTGGTAGTCGCTTAGAAGGTCATCCTACACCTGTTTTCCCTTGGGTAGATGTAGCTACAGGTTCTCTAGGACAAGGCTTACCCATTGGTGTGGGAGTGGCTTTAGCAGGTAAATATTTAGACCAATTACCATACAACATTTGGGTATTATTGGGGGATAGTGAAACGGCTGAAGGTTCAATTTGGGAAGCTTTTGATCATGCCTCTCACTATAGTTTAGATAATTTAATTGCCATTATTGATGTCAATCGCCTCGGTCAACGTGGTCAAACTGAATTAGGCTGGAATACACAAGCTTATGCTAATCGTGCCAAGGCTTTTGGCTGGCAAGCTATAGAAATTGATGGTCATAATTTAACAGAAATTGATCAAGCGTTTAGTGCTGCTGTGGCTGTAAATGACCGACCCACAGTGATTATTGCTAAGACAAAAAAAGGTAAAGGAGTAAAGACTTTAGAAGATATAGGTGGTTGGCATGGTAAAGCTTTGAAAGCAGAACAGGAACAACAAGCTATTGCCGAATTGGGTGGAGAACGTCACATTACGATCGCAGTTGATAAACCAGAATCACAAAGCCAACCTGCTGTACTAGGAGTACCTCAACCCCTACAACTGCCCACATATAAAAAAGATCAGAAAGTTGCTACCCGTCGCGCTTACGGTGATGCTTTATTAGCTTTGGGAACATCACAACCTGATGTAATTGTCCTTGATGCTGAGGTGAGTAATTCTACATATGCTGAAGATTTCGCCGAAGCCTTTCCTGAACGCTACTTTGAAATGTACATTGCTGAACAGCAAATGATAGCAGCAGCGGTAGGCTTGCAGGTAAGAAAATACAAGCCTTTTGCTTCCACCTTCGCAGCGTTTTTAACTCGTGCTTATGATTTTGTTCGCATGGCGGCTGTATCTCGTGCCAACATTAAGTTAGTTGGTTCTCATGCTGGTGTCTCTATTGGTCAAGATGGTGCTTCCCAAATGGGATTAGAAGATTTAGCGGCTTTTCGCGCTGTGTGGAATAGCACTGTGTTGTATCCTAGTGATGCTAATCAAACTGCTAAACTAGTAGCACAGATGAGCGATGCCTACGGCAAGCAAAGCGATCGCACTGGCATAGTTTATCTTCGCACCACCAGAGAAAGCACGCCTGTAATTTATAGCAGTGAAGAAATATTTCCCATTGGTGGTAGCAAAACTCTCCACCGTTCCCATGAAGATCAAGCCACCGTTATTGGTGCAGGTATTACCCTCCACGAAGCCCTCAAAGCCTACGAAAGATTGAAAAATGAGGGGATCAAAGTCCGCGTTATTGATGCCTATTCCGTTAAACCCATTGATGTACAAACATTACGTCAAGCTGCAAAAGATACTAACGGTAACTTAATAGTTGTGGAAGACCATTGGCTAGAAGGTGGTTTAGGTGATGCTGTGTTGGATGCCTTTGCCGGTAATAGTAGTACTCATCCTTACAAAGGTTCGCAACTGCAAATTATT includes:
- a CDS encoding transketolase, yielding MTTQEQLNQWQELAQQLRIDSIRATTVAGSGHPTSSMSSADLMAVLLSKYLHYDFDHPDNPNNDRFILSKGHAAPLLYSMYKAAGVISDQELLSLRQLGSRLEGHPTPVFPWVDVATGSLGQGLPIGVGVALAGKYLDQLPYNIWVLLGDSETAEGSIWEAFDHASHYSLDNLIAIIDVNRLGQRGQTELGWNTQAYANRAKAFGWQAIEIDGHNLTEIDQAFSAAVAVNDRPTVIIAKTKKGKGVKTLEDIGGWHGKALKAEQEQQAIAELGGERHITIAVDKPESQSQPAVLGVPQPLQLPTYKKDQKVATRRAYGDALLALGTSQPDVIVLDAEVSNSTYAEDFAEAFPERYFEMYIAEQQMIAAAVGLQVRKYKPFASTFAAFLTRAYDFVRMAAVSRANIKLVGSHAGVSIGQDGASQMGLEDLAAFRAVWNSTVLYPSDANQTAKLVAQMSDAYGKQSDRTGIVYLRTTRESTPVIYSSEEIFPIGGSKTLHRSHEDQATVIGAGITLHEALKAYERLKNEGIKVRVIDAYSVKPIDVQTLRQAAKDTNGNLIVVEDHWLEGGLGDAVLDAFAGNSSTHPYKGSQLQIIKLAVRDMPTSGTPEELLHAAKIDADAIVETVKLQVRQLVGVS